In Rhodanobacter humi, the following are encoded in one genomic region:
- a CDS encoding sensor histidine kinase: MRPASLSARVTVLLAIVCLLVLGGGAKLMDWRIDHEMASRFRADLLSQARTLGNMVALEQDAPTSRLAAGLPGGDGDSWYELRCDGAAPRRSDPPPPAVPKGWPDDTGPQPRFARLGHHEHHLDSVRLSFPRPVGEDDEGHIAANAAPATCRLLFLQDRHSLDQLLLAIDWILALGPLLAAVFALIVVPLVVRRGLRPIGALVERMRGIGPNAPGQRLAAIGLKELDPLVARFNDVLGRMDDGLARERQFASGLAHETRTRLAELRVLAEVEARYPSGRSTPELLAEIGSIGAELEATVTALLLLTRLQSGLEQPQWQTLALAPWLERQLQRQHATAAARGLVLSCEGTPPEGLHTDPALLEVIVGNLLGNACAYAPVGDTVRLRVDTRGLSIDNAAPGLTDADLASFGQRFWRKQLPHAGHAGLGLALTTAAAQALGLALDFRLDPQQRLHATLDWRAAITSETP; this comes from the coding sequence GTGAGGCCCGCTTCCCTCTCCGCCCGCGTCACCGTGCTGCTGGCCATCGTCTGCCTGCTGGTGCTGGGCGGCGGCGCGAAGCTGATGGATTGGCGGATCGACCACGAGATGGCCAGCCGCTTCCGCGCGGACCTGCTGAGCCAGGCCCGTACCCTGGGCAACATGGTCGCGCTGGAGCAGGACGCGCCCACCAGTCGCCTCGCCGCCGGCCTGCCCGGTGGCGACGGCGACAGCTGGTACGAGCTGCGTTGCGACGGCGCCGCGCCCCGGCGCAGCGATCCGCCGCCGCCGGCCGTGCCGAAAGGCTGGCCCGACGACACCGGCCCGCAGCCGCGTTTCGCCCGGCTCGGCCACCACGAGCATCATCTGGATTCGGTGCGGCTGAGCTTCCCCCGCCCGGTCGGCGAGGACGACGAAGGCCACATCGCGGCCAACGCCGCGCCCGCCACCTGCCGCCTGCTGTTCCTGCAGGATCGCCACTCGCTCGACCAGTTGCTGCTGGCGATCGACTGGATCCTCGCACTGGGCCCGCTGCTCGCCGCGGTCTTCGCGCTGATCGTGGTGCCGCTGGTGGTGCGCCGCGGCCTGCGCCCGATCGGCGCACTGGTGGAGCGCATGCGCGGCATCGGCCCCAATGCGCCCGGCCAGCGGCTCGCCGCGATCGGCCTGAAGGAACTCGACCCGCTGGTGGCGCGCTTCAACGACGTGCTCGGCCGCATGGACGACGGCCTCGCGCGCGAGCGCCAGTTCGCCAGCGGCCTCGCCCACGAGACGCGCACCCGGCTCGCCGAACTGCGCGTGCTGGCCGAGGTGGAAGCGCGCTACCCCAGCGGCCGCAGCACGCCCGAACTGCTTGCCGAGATCGGCAGCATCGGCGCCGAGCTGGAAGCCACCGTCACCGCCCTGCTGCTGCTCACCCGCCTGCAATCCGGTCTGGAGCAGCCGCAATGGCAGACGCTGGCGCTGGCGCCGTGGCTGGAACGCCAGTTGCAGCGCCAGCACGCCACCGCCGCGGCGCGCGGCCTCGTGCTGAGCTGCGAAGGCACGCCGCCGGAGGGCTTGCACACCGACCCGGCCCTGCTGGAGGTGATCGTGGGCAACCTGCTGGGCAATGCCTGCGCCTACGCGCCTGTGGGCGACACCGTGCGCCTGCGCGTCGACACGCGGGGGCTTTCCATCGACAACGCCGCGCCCGGCCTCACCGACGCCGATCTCGCCAGCTTCGGCCAGCGCTTCTGGCGCAAGCAGTTGCCGCACGCGGGCCACGCCGGGCTGGGCCTGGCGCTCACCACCGCCGCGGCGCAGGCGCTGGGCCTGGCGCTGGATTTCCGGCTCGATCCGCAGCAGCGTCTGCATGCGACGCTGGACTGGCGCGCCGCCATCACTTCGGAGACGCCATGA
- a CDS encoding ATP-binding protein — protein MSDTPTPILLAWSGGKDCLMALQRLRADQHWQVVGLLTTINRNYQRIAMHGVRQDVLHAQSTALGLPLVEVLLDWPGSNEAYEAAHAQALTEARRRWPGIRHCAFGDLFLEDVRDYRVRQLGRDNWRAVFPLWGEDTTALSRRFVAEGHRAMLCCVDTQQLAADFCGRAYDAALLDALPTGVDPCGERGEFHTLSYGGPLFKQTLKLKRGESVLRDNRFQFTDFLLDHGRLDDGPQA, from the coding sequence ATGAGCGACACTCCCACGCCCATCCTGCTCGCCTGGAGCGGCGGCAAGGATTGCCTGATGGCGCTGCAGCGCCTGCGCGCCGACCAACACTGGCAGGTTGTCGGCCTGCTCACCACGATCAACCGCAACTACCAGCGCATCGCCATGCACGGCGTGCGGCAGGACGTGCTGCACGCCCAGTCCACCGCGCTCGGCCTGCCGCTGGTCGAGGTGCTGCTGGACTGGCCCGGCAGCAACGAGGCCTACGAAGCCGCGCACGCGCAGGCGCTGACCGAGGCGCGCAGGCGCTGGCCCGGCATCCGCCACTGCGCGTTCGGCGACCTCTTCCTCGAAGACGTGCGCGACTACCGCGTGCGCCAGCTCGGCCGCGACAACTGGCGCGCGGTGTTCCCGCTGTGGGGCGAGGACACCACCGCACTGTCGCGCCGCTTCGTGGCCGAAGGCCATCGCGCGATGCTGTGCTGCGTGGACACCCAGCAACTCGCCGCGGATTTTTGCGGCCGTGCCTACGATGCCGCCCTGCTCGACGCCCTGCCCACCGGCGTCGATCCCTGTGGCGAGCGCGGCGAGTTCCACACGCTGAGTTACGGTGGTCCGCTGTTCAAGCAAACACTCAAGCTCAAGCGCGGCGAATCGGTGCTGCGCGACAACCGCTTCCAGTTCACCGATTTCCTGCTCGATCACGGCCGGCTGGACGATGGTCCGCAAGCCTGA
- a CDS encoding response regulator transcription factor codes for MKLLLVEDSERLRQTLRHGLEGAGFTVDAAGDGVEACGFLSGYDYELVVLDLMLPRLDGIGVLRSLPAGGRRPRVLVLSARDQVPDRIEALNAGADDYLVKPFSFDELVARLHALARRPQQAQPTVLSHGALSWDPRSHSVSVDGQPLALTPREFAVLGLLLRHRGRAFSRQEILDRTAGSDSEVSDRSVEVLVFGLRRKLDGAGVPGLIETRRGAGYLIP; via the coding sequence ATGAAATTGCTGCTGGTGGAGGATTCCGAACGCTTGCGCCAGACCCTGCGCCACGGCCTCGAGGGCGCCGGCTTCACCGTGGACGCGGCCGGCGACGGCGTGGAGGCCTGCGGCTTCCTGTCCGGCTACGACTACGAACTGGTGGTGCTGGACCTGATGCTGCCCCGGCTGGACGGCATCGGCGTGCTGCGCAGCCTGCCCGCGGGCGGACGCCGGCCGCGGGTGCTGGTGCTGTCCGCCCGCGACCAGGTGCCCGACCGCATCGAGGCGCTGAACGCCGGCGCCGACGACTACCTGGTCAAGCCCTTCTCCTTCGACGAACTGGTGGCCCGCCTGCACGCACTGGCCCGGCGCCCTCAGCAGGCCCAGCCCACCGTGCTGAGCCATGGCGCGCTGTCCTGGGACCCACGCTCGCACAGCGTGAGCGTGGACGGCCAGCCGCTGGCGCTCACCCCGCGCGAATTCGCGGTACTGGGCCTGCTGTTGCGCCACCGCGGCCGCGCGTTCAGCCGGCAGGAAATCCTCGACCGCACCGCCGGCAGCGACAGCGAGGTCTCCGACCGCAGCGTGGAGGTGCTGGTGTTCGGCCTGCGTCGCAAACTGGACGGGGCGGGGGTGCCGGGCCTGATCGAGACGCGGCGCGGGGCGGGGTATTTGATCCCATGA
- the rng gene encoding ribonuclease G, whose translation MSEEILINVTPRETRVGVVENGMLQEVHVERASKRGYVGNIYKGRVQRVMPGMQAAFVEIGLGRAAFLHASDIVRPPATEGAEPAVHGNGNGHTPSISELVHEGQEIVVQVVKDPIGSKGARLSAHLSIPSRYLVLLPHAHTLGISARIEDEAERTRLREVMGSLVGENPLGYIVRTNAEGQSAESLAFDVTYLGKVWRVVQENIVKSRVGERVYEELSLPLRSLRDMLTDDIEKVRVDSRETFEKVVKFVHKFMPSLDDRVEHYDGERPIFDLYSVEDEIQHALRKEVPLKSGGYLVVDQTEAMTTIDVNTGAYLGTRNLEETVYRTNLEAAQAAARQLRLRNLGGIIIIDFIDMVDEEHKRQVLRMLAKGLARDHAKTTVYPMSSLGLVEMTRKRTTESLERQLCEPCPACGGRGTLKTAETVTYEIFREITRAVRQFNAEKLLVMASPAVVGRILEEESVAVAELEEFISKSIRFQAEEHYSQEQFDVVLL comes from the coding sequence GTGAGTGAAGAAATCCTGATCAACGTGACCCCGCGCGAGACGCGGGTGGGCGTGGTCGAGAACGGCATGTTGCAGGAAGTGCATGTCGAGCGCGCGTCGAAGCGCGGCTACGTGGGCAACATCTACAAGGGCCGGGTGCAGCGGGTGATGCCGGGCATGCAGGCCGCGTTCGTGGAGATCGGGCTGGGCCGTGCGGCCTTCCTGCACGCCTCGGACATCGTGCGCCCGCCCGCCACCGAGGGTGCGGAGCCGGCGGTCCATGGCAACGGCAATGGCCATACGCCGTCGATCAGCGAACTGGTGCACGAAGGCCAGGAGATCGTCGTGCAGGTGGTGAAGGACCCGATCGGCAGCAAGGGCGCGCGGCTGTCGGCGCACCTGTCGATCCCTTCGCGCTACCTGGTGCTGCTGCCGCATGCGCACACCCTGGGCATCTCGGCGCGCATCGAGGACGAGGCCGAGCGCACGCGCCTGCGCGAGGTGATGGGCAGCCTGGTCGGCGAGAACCCGCTGGGCTACATCGTGCGCACCAACGCGGAGGGGCAGAGCGCCGAATCGCTGGCCTTCGACGTGACCTACCTCGGCAAGGTCTGGCGCGTGGTGCAGGAGAACATCGTCAAGTCCCGCGTGGGCGAGCGCGTGTACGAGGAGCTCTCGCTGCCGCTGCGCAGCCTGCGCGACATGCTCACCGACGACATCGAGAAGGTGCGCGTGGACTCGCGCGAGACCTTCGAGAAGGTGGTGAAGTTCGTGCACAAGTTCATGCCCAGCCTGGACGACCGGGTGGAGCATTACGACGGCGAGCGGCCGATCTTCGACCTGTACAGCGTGGAGGACGAGATCCAGCACGCGCTGCGGAAGGAGGTGCCGCTGAAGTCGGGCGGCTACCTGGTGGTCGACCAGACCGAGGCGATGACCACGATCGACGTGAACACCGGCGCCTATCTCGGCACGCGCAACCTGGAGGAGACGGTCTACCGCACCAACCTGGAGGCGGCGCAGGCGGCAGCGCGGCAGCTCAGGCTGCGCAACCTCGGCGGCATCATCATCATCGACTTCATCGACATGGTCGACGAGGAGCACAAGCGCCAGGTGCTGCGCATGCTGGCCAAGGGCCTGGCGCGCGACCACGCCAAGACCACGGTGTACCCGATGTCCTCGCTGGGCCTGGTCGAGATGACCCGAAAGCGCACCACCGAGAGCCTGGAGCGCCAGCTGTGCGAACCGTGCCCGGCCTGCGGCGGGCGCGGCACGCTGAAGACCGCCGAGACGGTGACCTACGAGATCTTCCGCGAGATCACCCGCGCAGTGCGCCAGTTCAACGCCGAGAAGCTGCTGGTGATGGCCAGCCCCGCCGTGGTCGGCCGCATCCTGGAGGAGGAATCCGTCGCGGTGGCTGAACTGGAGGAGTTCATCTCCAAGAGCATACGCTTCC